The following proteins are encoded in a genomic region of Burkholderia cepacia:
- a CDS encoding glycosyltransferase, translated as MKKLVASLAGGPVPDTDDTTDSESNEAGTQQPGIPLVVPLMDSGTRFVFQILALCWFVALGIFWRWWLRDEHYVDAFRFGVNCFVLFWTTFIPGYFIFIIRSAVVPNPSLPVPRDWRVAMVVTKAPSEPFDIVRTTLLAMLDQTYPHDTWLADEDPSPETLDWCREHGVFVSTRRGIAAYHRTSWPRRTKCKEGNLAYFYDMVGYDNYDFVSQLDADHVPTRTYLEEMLRPFVDPEIGYVSAPSICDSNAGDSWSARGRVNVEGPLHGTMQAGYAGGLAPLCIGSHYAVRCRALREIGGLGPELAEDHSTTMIFNANGWRGMHALNAIANGEGPRTFGDLATQEFQWSKSVMIIMLRYTRRYFTGLPLKLKAQFLFCQLWYPLCALAMAGSVVIPVVALLTGRVWAHVDYLTYLTYALPLTVLILCVVTWATHSTQSCRPLNTKLLSWEGLAFVFARWPWVVLGCLSAILDCVRGKEFPFKVTPKGGTIEQDAPLRVVAPYLLISLFCSLPVVAVENPRNAAGFYLFSTLTSILYLVIAAVVAVNHGREQGLAASTLGQMFASRLPVRNALFAVALAMLLTGIGLRAPKGWQAMMWRSGVPAVAMTEPAPGEPVRQPELGAYDPEQRLSADPVLTFDHVFVSWNAPDLGAQIGDAYRTAQARNRSLMLTIEPWAAGDTRQGALLADIAHGRYDARIATTCAALAALKGPVFVRWGHEMEADTGRYPWAVGDASAYVDAYRRVVTACRTMTDRIRFVWSPAGNRNLDDYFPGRGYVDEVGLSVFDCPRCAIWPSGGHFSAASILQAKYARVIDYGLPVMVAELGVDGSNSRKREELDEFQRSLWRYPLLKAVVYFNAVDTPGAWPAHYVPDWRIAPAFLQTTVVAK; from the coding sequence ATGAAGAAGCTGGTTGCGTCGCTTGCCGGCGGCCCTGTGCCGGATACCGACGACACAACGGATTCCGAATCAAATGAAGCCGGCACGCAGCAACCCGGCATCCCGCTCGTCGTGCCGCTGATGGACAGCGGAACCCGGTTCGTCTTCCAGATCCTCGCGCTGTGCTGGTTCGTCGCACTGGGGATCTTCTGGCGCTGGTGGCTGCGCGACGAGCACTATGTCGACGCGTTCCGCTTCGGCGTCAACTGCTTCGTGCTGTTCTGGACCACCTTCATTCCCGGCTATTTCATCTTCATCATCCGCTCGGCGGTCGTGCCGAATCCTTCACTGCCCGTACCACGCGACTGGCGCGTCGCGATGGTCGTCACCAAGGCGCCGTCCGAACCGTTCGACATCGTCCGCACGACACTGCTCGCGATGCTCGACCAGACCTACCCGCACGACACCTGGCTCGCCGACGAAGACCCGTCCCCCGAAACGCTCGACTGGTGCCGCGAGCACGGCGTATTCGTGTCGACGCGGCGCGGCATTGCCGCGTACCACCGGACCAGCTGGCCGCGCCGCACCAAATGCAAGGAAGGCAATCTCGCGTACTTCTACGACATGGTCGGCTACGACAACTACGATTTCGTGTCACAGCTCGACGCCGACCACGTGCCGACCCGCACCTATCTCGAGGAGATGCTGCGGCCGTTCGTCGATCCGGAAATCGGCTACGTGTCGGCGCCGAGCATCTGCGACAGCAATGCCGGCGACAGCTGGAGCGCGCGCGGTCGCGTCAACGTCGAGGGGCCGCTGCACGGCACGATGCAGGCCGGCTATGCGGGCGGCCTCGCGCCGCTGTGCATCGGCTCGCACTACGCGGTACGTTGCCGGGCGCTGCGCGAGATCGGAGGGCTCGGGCCCGAGCTCGCCGAGGATCACTCGACCACGATGATCTTCAACGCGAACGGCTGGCGCGGCATGCACGCGCTGAACGCGATCGCGAACGGCGAAGGGCCGCGCACGTTCGGCGATCTCGCGACGCAGGAATTCCAGTGGTCCAAGAGCGTGATGATCATCATGCTGCGCTACACGCGCCGCTACTTCACGGGCCTGCCGCTGAAGCTGAAGGCGCAGTTCCTGTTCTGCCAGCTGTGGTACCCGCTTTGCGCGCTCGCGATGGCCGGCAGCGTCGTGATTCCGGTCGTCGCGCTGCTGACCGGCCGCGTCTGGGCACACGTCGACTACCTCACGTATCTCACCTACGCGCTGCCGCTCACCGTGCTGATCCTGTGCGTCGTCACCTGGGCCACGCATTCGACGCAGTCGTGCCGTCCGTTGAATACGAAGCTGCTGTCCTGGGAAGGGCTCGCGTTCGTCTTCGCACGCTGGCCGTGGGTCGTGCTCGGTTGCCTGTCGGCGATACTGGACTGCGTGCGCGGCAAGGAATTCCCGTTCAAGGTCACGCCGAAGGGCGGCACGATCGAGCAGGATGCGCCGCTGCGCGTGGTCGCGCCATACCTGCTGATCTCGCTGTTCTGCAGCCTGCCCGTCGTCGCTGTCGAGAACCCGCGCAACGCGGCCGGCTTCTATCTGTTCTCCACACTGACGAGCATCCTCTATCTCGTGATCGCGGCCGTCGTCGCGGTCAATCACGGCCGGGAGCAAGGGCTCGCCGCGTCGACGCTCGGGCAGATGTTCGCGAGCCGCCTGCCCGTGCGCAACGCGCTGTTCGCCGTCGCGCTCGCGATGCTGCTGACAGGCATCGGGCTGCGCGCGCCGAAGGGCTGGCAGGCGATGATGTGGCGCTCGGGCGTGCCGGCCGTCGCAATGACCGAGCCAGCGCCGGGCGAACCGGTCAGGCAGCCCGAACTCGGCGCGTACGATCCCGAACAACGGTTGAGCGCCGATCCCGTGCTGACGTTCGACCATGTGTTCGTGTCGTGGAACGCACCCGACCTCGGCGCGCAAATCGGTGACGCATACCGGACCGCGCAGGCCCGCAACCGCTCGCTGATGCTGACCATCGAGCCTTGGGCCGCCGGCGACACGCGGCAAGGCGCGCTGCTCGCGGATATCGCGCACGGGCGCTACGACGCGCGGATCGCGACCACCTGCGCGGCGCTCGCGGCATTGAAGGGCCCCGTGTTCGTGCGCTGGGGCCACGAGATGGAGGCGGACACCGGACGCTACCCGTGGGCCGTCGGCGACGCATCGGCCTACGTCGACGCATACCGGCGCGTCGTAACCGCGTGCCGCACGATGACCGACCGGATCCGCTTCGTATGGTCGCCGGCCGGCAACCGGAACCTCGACGACTATTTCCCCGGCCGCGGCTATGTGGACGAAGTCGGCCTGTCGGTATTCGACTGTCCGCGCTGCGCGATCTGGCCGTCCGGCGGCCACTTCTCCGCGGCGAGCATCCTGCAGGCCAAATACGCGCGGGTGATCGACTACGGGCTGCCGGTGATGGTCGCGGAGCTCGGCGTCGACGGGTCGAATTCGCGCAAGCGCGAGGAACTCGACGAATTCCAGCGCTCGCTATGGCGCTATCCGCTGCTGAAGGCCGTGGTCTATTTCAATGCGGTCGATACACCCGGCGCGTGGCCGGCGCACTACGTGCCGGACTGGCGAATCGCGCCGGCGTTCCTGCAGACGACGGTCGTCGCGAAATAA
- a CDS encoding chemotaxis protein CheA: protein MPSGTSGGSNVTPQSVGSLASSGSPGTNPYNTQTSENVNYSGTQTIKTNPAIQAPGLTTTLSDTCMGSVSVGVSFPGFGATGGTTLVDQACVRRLDAREFRAMGLTDVALALLCQSDANRRAVEATGHLCPGTTAPLARSNVAPSVEATVADDVKYRDPIVRDRMGLPPLGSAAPAPAPTRPIQTTSVQAAPVPIPVPVPVPAVVPVAAAPAVAAPAVAAAAPAVAAPAVAAAAPAVAAQAAAAPAVAAAPAVAAAPAVAAAPAAAVVPAAAMAAVPAAAVIAAPVVADKASQAPAAPVADTKAPEPAQPVADTKASEPAQPVADTKAPEPAQPVADTKAPEPAQPVADTKAPEPAQPVADTKAPEPVQPVADKAPEPMPAATDNAAQAAGEPVAEPMPAAAVVTAPVADAKAAEPAPQAAVEAPAPEAAQPAAAAVPADMPAADAKVPEAVESAAAPAAPPADMPALTDPAQALPPAAVDQQAAPAAPVAPAPAVISTSTSS, encoded by the coding sequence ATGCCGTCCGGCACGAGCGGCGGCTCGAACGTGACGCCGCAGAGCGTAGGCTCGCTGGCTTCGTCCGGCTCGCCAGGCACCAACCCGTACAACACCCAGACATCGGAAAACGTCAACTACTCGGGTACGCAGACGATCAAGACCAACCCGGCGATCCAGGCGCCCGGCCTCACGACCACGCTGTCCGACACCTGCATGGGCTCGGTGAGCGTCGGCGTGTCGTTCCCGGGGTTCGGCGCGACGGGCGGCACGACACTGGTCGACCAGGCTTGCGTTCGGCGTCTCGATGCGCGTGAATTCCGTGCGATGGGCCTGACCGACGTCGCGCTCGCGCTGCTGTGCCAGAGCGATGCGAACCGGCGCGCGGTGGAAGCGACCGGCCACCTGTGCCCGGGCACGACCGCGCCGCTCGCGCGTTCGAACGTGGCGCCGAGCGTCGAGGCGACCGTCGCGGACGACGTGAAGTATCGCGACCCGATCGTGCGCGACCGCATGGGCCTGCCGCCGCTCGGTTCGGCCGCACCGGCTCCCGCGCCGACGCGTCCGATCCAGACGACGTCGGTGCAGGCGGCGCCTGTGCCGATCCCGGTGCCTGTCCCGGTACCGGCAGTCGTGCCGGTTGCCGCCGCTCCGGCCGTCGCAGCGCCGGCCGTCGCCGCAGCCGCACCGGCGGTCGCGGCGCCAGCCGTTGCCGCCGCGGCACCGGCAGTGGCTGCGCAGGCAGCAGCAGCGCCCGCGGTTGCCGCGGCACCAGCTGTCGCCGCTGCACCGGCGGTTGCCGCCGCGCCCGCAGCAGCGGTCGTACCGGCGGCCGCGATGGCAGCCGTGCCGGCCGCGGCCGTCATTGCAGCGCCGGTGGTTGCCGACAAGGCCTCGCAAGCGCCGGCCGCGCCGGTGGCCGACACGAAGGCTCCCGAGCCTGCGCAGCCGGTGGCCGACACGAAGGCCTCCGAGCCCGCACAGCCCGTCGCCGACACGAAGGCACCCGAGCCTGCCCAGCCGGTTGCCGACACGAAGGCACCGGAGCCCGCGCAGCCCGTCGCCGACACGAAGGCTCCCGAGCCCGCCCAGCCGGTTGCCGACACGAAGGCCCCCGAGCCCGTGCAGCCCGTCGCCGACAAGGCACCGGAGCCGATGCCGGCCGCGACCGACAACGCAGCGCAGGCCGCCGGCGAACCCGTTGCCGAACCGATGCCGGCAGCTGCCGTCGTCACGGCGCCGGTAGCCGACGCAAAGGCTGCCGAGCCGGCCCCGCAAGCGGCTGTCGAAGCGCCCGCTCCTGAAGCTGCACAGCCTGCCGCCGCCGCAGTGCCGGCCGACATGCCGGCTGCCGACGCAAAGGTGCCCGAAGCGGTCGAATCCGCTGCCGCACCGGCTGCGCCGCCCGCCGACATGCCGGCGTTGACCGACCCGGCCCAGGCGTTGCCGCCGGCCGCGGTCGACCAACAGGCTGCACCGGCTGCGCCGGTCGCGCCGGCGCCGGCCGTCATCTCGACGAGCACGTCGTCGTAA
- a CDS encoding UDP-glucuronic acid decarboxylase family protein — protein sequence MNDRAPLETRAGQRVLVTGGAGFLGSYVCERLVMEGATVTCVDSLLTGRKLNIADLKASGRFEFVKGDVSLGLPQLQADEIWNLACAASPPTYQIDPVHTMLTNVLGMNHCLALARKTGARVFQASTSEIYGDPGVHPQTETYRGNVNTIGPRACYDEGKRAAEALCYDYYRTHGIDVRVARIFNTYGPRMSPRDGRVVSNFIVAALNGESLEIYGDGRQTRSFCFVSDLIDGFFNLMGAERNVGMPVNIGNPGEFTMLELAQQVLAMTGSTSEIVFRPLPIDDPHQRKPDISVAATELGWQPAIDLDEGLRRTVDYFSRELWLAPVLRPTGAVA from the coding sequence ATGAATGACCGCGCACCGCTCGAAACGCGCGCCGGTCAGCGCGTGCTGGTGACCGGCGGCGCCGGCTTTCTCGGCAGCTACGTGTGCGAACGCCTGGTCATGGAAGGCGCAACGGTCACGTGCGTCGACAGCCTGCTGACGGGGCGCAAGCTCAACATCGCCGATCTGAAGGCATCCGGCCGCTTCGAATTCGTGAAGGGCGACGTGTCGCTCGGCCTGCCGCAGTTGCAGGCGGACGAAATCTGGAATCTCGCATGCGCGGCCTCGCCGCCCACGTACCAGATCGATCCCGTGCACACGATGCTGACGAACGTGCTCGGCATGAACCACTGTCTCGCGCTCGCGCGCAAGACCGGTGCGCGTGTGTTCCAGGCATCGACCAGCGAAATCTACGGCGACCCCGGCGTGCATCCGCAGACGGAAACCTATCGCGGCAACGTGAACACGATCGGCCCGCGCGCCTGCTACGACGAAGGCAAGCGCGCAGCCGAGGCGCTGTGCTACGACTACTACCGCACGCACGGCATCGACGTGCGTGTCGCGCGCATCTTCAACACCTATGGCCCGCGCATGTCGCCACGCGACGGCCGGGTCGTGTCGAACTTCATCGTCGCCGCGCTCAACGGCGAGTCGCTCGAGATCTACGGCGACGGCAGGCAGACGCGCTCGTTCTGCTTCGTCAGCGACCTGATCGACGGCTTCTTCAACCTGATGGGCGCCGAGCGCAACGTCGGCATGCCGGTCAACATCGGCAATCCCGGCGAATTCACGATGCTCGAGCTCGCGCAGCAAGTGCTCGCGATGACGGGCTCGACATCGGAGATCGTATTCCGGCCGCTGCCGATCGACGATCCGCACCAGCGCAAGCCCGACATCTCGGTCGCCGCGACCGAGCTCGGCTGGCAACCAGCGATCGATCTCGATGAAGGGCTGCGCCGGACCGTCGACTACTTCAGCCGCGAACTGTGGCTCGCGCCGGTGCTGCGCCCGACCGGAGCGGTCGCATGA
- a CDS encoding UDP-glucose dehydrogenase family protein yields MNVRIAIVGTGYVGLVSGACLADLGHDVICIDNNRGKIDALNEGVMPIYEPGLDAVVARNVALGTLRFSSDLAASVRDRDAVFIAVGTPTLAGTDHADLQYVEAAAREIASNLTGFAVIVTKSTVPVGTNRIVGKIVECCAPDGVDAAIASNPEFLREGSAIDDFMHPDRVVFGAEHPRAIEIMQAIYAPLEATGHLVLATEIETAELVKYAANAFLAVKISYINEISDLCEAVGADVELVANGMGLDRRIGASFLKAGPGWGGSCFPKDTRALKATASQHAVPLRIVSAAIESNALRKEQILRRIENACGGSIKGKRIAVLGLTFKGQTDDVRESPSIDVIQLLVGAGAHIRAYDPARPHEATRLLPKVFMEGSAVDAVRSADAVVVMTEWKAFEMLDLADLADHMADPVMLDMRNLFSEQLAVDSGFRRYERVGRSCGERTPAEPTHEQPHAGKDTRLPRSLLQD; encoded by the coding sequence ATGAATGTGCGGATCGCCATCGTTGGCACCGGCTACGTCGGGCTAGTGAGCGGCGCATGCCTTGCGGATCTCGGGCATGACGTCATTTGCATCGACAACAATCGCGGCAAGATCGACGCGCTGAACGAAGGCGTCATGCCGATCTACGAGCCGGGCCTCGATGCCGTCGTCGCACGCAACGTCGCACTCGGCACGCTGCGCTTCAGCAGCGACCTGGCCGCGAGCGTGCGCGATCGCGATGCCGTGTTCATCGCGGTCGGCACGCCGACGCTGGCGGGCACCGATCACGCCGACCTGCAGTACGTCGAGGCGGCCGCGCGGGAAATCGCGTCGAACCTGACCGGTTTCGCGGTGATCGTCACCAAGTCGACAGTGCCGGTCGGCACCAACCGGATCGTCGGGAAAATCGTCGAGTGCTGCGCGCCGGACGGCGTCGACGCGGCGATCGCATCGAATCCGGAGTTCCTGCGCGAGGGGTCGGCGATCGACGATTTCATGCATCCTGATCGCGTCGTGTTCGGCGCCGAGCATCCGCGCGCGATCGAGATCATGCAGGCGATCTACGCGCCGCTGGAAGCGACGGGCCATCTTGTGCTTGCAACCGAGATCGAGACGGCCGAACTCGTGAAGTATGCGGCGAATGCCTTTCTCGCCGTGAAGATCAGCTACATCAACGAGATTTCCGACCTGTGCGAAGCGGTCGGCGCCGATGTCGAGCTGGTCGCGAACGGGATGGGCCTCGACCGCCGCATCGGCGCGTCGTTCCTGAAGGCCGGCCCCGGCTGGGGCGGCTCGTGCTTCCCGAAGGACACGCGCGCGCTGAAGGCGACGGCCTCCCAGCATGCGGTGCCGCTACGCATCGTCAGTGCGGCGATCGAATCGAATGCGCTGCGCAAGGAACAGATCCTCCGCCGTATCGAGAACGCGTGCGGCGGCTCGATCAAAGGCAAGCGCATCGCGGTACTCGGTCTCACGTTCAAAGGCCAGACCGACGACGTGCGGGAGAGCCCGAGCATCGACGTGATCCAGTTGCTCGTCGGTGCGGGCGCGCATATCCGCGCGTACGACCCGGCGCGTCCGCACGAGGCAACGCGGTTGCTGCCCAAGGTGTTCATGGAAGGCTCGGCGGTCGACGCGGTGCGCAGCGCGGACGCCGTCGTCGTCATGACCGAATGGAAAGCGTTCGAGATGCTCGACCTCGCCGACCTGGCCGATCACATGGCCGACCCGGTGATGCTCGACATGCGCAACCTGTTCAGCGAACAGCTGGCGGTCGACAGCGGCTTTCGCCGTTACGAACGCGTGGGCCGCTCGTGCGGTGAACGCACGCCGGCCGAACCGACGCACGAGCAGCCGCATGCCGGCAAGGACACCCGGCTGCCACGCAGCCTGCTTCAAGACTGA
- the galE gene encoding UDP-glucose 4-epimerase GalE — MKVLVTGGAGYIGSHTCKALAQAGHEPIAYDNLSTGHGDAVRWGPLVVADILDRNALSKALAAHRPDVVIHFAALAYVGESVLAPERYYTVNVAGTCTLLSAMHAAGVGRIVMSSSCATYGVPDTLPISERTPQQPINPYGFTKFAMERMAADFERAYGLKWVALRYFNAAGADPDGEIGECHAPETHALPLAIRAALGTGNAFQVMGTDYPTPDGSAIRDYVHVSDLADAHVRATTHLCDGGESVALNLGTGTGTSVLEALRAVEAVTGCRVPTVMAARRPGDPPALYADATKAARVLGWRPRFTAIEQMVEHAAAWHRKAQQLEPSS, encoded by the coding sequence ATGAAAGTGCTCGTGACAGGTGGCGCGGGCTACATCGGCAGCCATACGTGCAAGGCACTCGCGCAAGCCGGACACGAGCCGATCGCCTACGACAACCTCTCGACCGGCCATGGCGACGCGGTGCGATGGGGGCCGCTCGTCGTCGCCGACATTCTCGACCGCAACGCGCTGTCGAAGGCGCTCGCCGCGCACCGGCCCGACGTCGTGATCCATTTCGCCGCACTCGCGTACGTCGGCGAATCGGTGCTCGCGCCCGAGCGCTACTACACGGTCAACGTGGCGGGCACCTGCACACTGCTGAGCGCGATGCACGCGGCCGGCGTCGGCAGGATCGTGATGTCGTCGTCGTGCGCGACTTACGGGGTTCCGGACACGCTGCCGATCTCGGAGCGCACGCCGCAGCAGCCGATCAATCCGTATGGCTTCACGAAGTTTGCGATGGAGCGGATGGCCGCCGATTTCGAGCGCGCGTACGGGCTGAAGTGGGTCGCGTTGCGCTACTTCAACGCAGCAGGTGCCGATCCGGACGGCGAGATCGGCGAATGCCACGCGCCTGAAACGCACGCGCTGCCGCTGGCGATCCGTGCGGCGCTCGGCACGGGCAACGCATTCCAGGTGATGGGCACCGACTACCCGACGCCCGACGGCTCGGCGATTCGCGACTACGTGCACGTGAGCGACCTCGCCGATGCACACGTGAGGGCCACCACCCATCTGTGCGACGGCGGCGAGAGCGTCGCGCTGAATCTCGGCACCGGCACGGGGACTTCCGTGCTCGAGGCGCTGCGCGCCGTCGAGGCCGTGACCGGGTGCCGCGTGCCGACGGTGATGGCCGCGCGCCGCCCGGGCGACCCGCCCGCGCTGTACGCGGACGCGACGAAGGCCGCGCGCGTGCTCGGCTGGCGGCCGCGCTTCACCGCGATCGAACAGATGGTCGAACACGCCGCGGCATGGCATCGGAAGGCGCAGCAACTCGAACCCAGCAGCTGA